Genomic window (Frankiaceae bacterium):
GACGGCGAGCGGCACGAGTAGGCCCGCGCGACGGACGACGCGGGGCACGGCGTGCCGGACGAACAGCGGGCGAGAGCGCACGCGAAAGAGCCTTCCGATCAAGGGACTGCGGGCGATGCGGCCACCGGACCAACCCCCGGGCGACCTGCGACAGCGCCGCCCCCAGGGCGACGCCGTGACCCAACTGTAACCAGCGAACGGTTTAGGGCCAAATCCGTCCGCTTTGCGCGGGTTGCTACCGGGGGCCAACCCGGCGGCGTACGCAGGTAGTCCCTGGTGTTACGACTGTCGCGTCGCGGTGAGTTCCACGGTGTGCGGGCTGGTCTCGCCGAGGTGGGCGAAGATCGTGCCCGAGATGGCGGTGGTGGCGTTCTCCGGCTCGACGTCGCTGGTGCGCTTCCACCCCTGGTCGAACATCGCGAGGACCATCGTCCGCACGGGGTCCGGGTCGTCGGAGGGCGCGAGGTAGACGCGCTCGATGGTCGGGCAGCCGCGCCGGCAGAACCGGTCGCCGTGCGACTCCTCGCTGATGACCTTGAAGCCGGGCGGCAGCTCGATGCTGTCGAGCCGGTGGCGTACCTGCGGCAGCGTCGGCTTCACGTGCGCCAGCGTGTTGTACGCCAGCAGTCCCATGGCCGTGGAGACGCCCAGGATGACGAGGAGGGCGTTGCGGCGGGCGCGGCTCAGCGTGCGCCTGGCGCCCCACGCGGTCGCGCCGACGGAGGCCGCGACGATGGCGATCGGGAAGCCCCTGTGCACGATGCGGGGGTTGGCGAGGAAGCCGAGGGCGAGCCACCCCCCGACGACCGCGACGATCCACGCGGCGACGAGGGTGAGCAGGCCGATGATGATGCCGCGCTGCGCGCTCGGGTCCTTGTCAGGGACGGTGAGGTCGTACGACAGCGCCCCCACGCGTTCGACTTCCATGGCCGCACCGTAGCGCGGCTGTCACCCGCCTTTTCGGGCTCTCGCGCTCCGCGTGACCTGATCGTTGCGCGGCGGCTTCGGCGGCGGCGGGGTGGTGAGGGGCGACACGATCGCGGTCCCCTCGGGGTCGAGGTGCGCGAACGTCCCCACGATCTCCCGTACGACCCGCCCGTCGATGGGCAGCGACAGGTGCCCGACGCCGCGCACGAACACGTTCCTGGCCCGCAGGTCGGGGTGGTCGAGCCGCGCCGAGCGCTTGGGCACGACCATCGCGTCGAGGTCGCTCCACACGCAGACGAAGCGCGTACGGCATCCCGGCGCCGGCTCGGCGAGCTCCTCGACGACCGCGGAGCCAGGACGCAGCTGCGCGACGGCGCGGCCCAGCATGAGGTGGGCCGCGCGGGTGCCCGAGTGCGGCGTGCCGAGGGTGGCGAGCGTGTGCACGCGCTCGTCGCCGCCGAGGCGCTGCACGTAGTAGCGCGCGACCAGCCCGCCCATGCTGTGGCCCACGACGTGCACGCGCTCGTAGCCGGTGTCCTCGCAGAGGCGTTCGACGACCTGGCCGAGCCGGGCGGCGGCCTTGGGTACGTCGTGCGTGAGGATCGAGTAGTTCATCGTCACGACCCGCCCGAACCCCTTGCGCTGTAGGTGCCTGCGCAGCAGCGTGAAGATCGAGCGGTTGTCGACCCAGCCGTGCAGCAGCAGGATCGGCGTGCCCGCGGCCTCGACGTCGCCGAGCACCAGCCCGCGCTGCACCG
Coding sequences:
- a CDS encoding alpha/beta fold hydrolase; translation: MRDALGRATGSVRRGARTMLSPSGVRGVVVESAWTAAHLATYPLGYLREKTELALPHHTLDRLSPVQRGLVLGDVEAAGTPILLLHGWVDNRSIFTLLRRHLQRKGFGRVVTMNYSILTHDVPKAAARLGQVVERLCEDTGYERVHVVGHSMGGLVARYYVQRLGGDERVHTLATLGTPHSGTRAAHLMLGRAVAQLRPGSAVVEELAEPAPGCRTRFVCVWSDLDAMVVPKRSARLDHPDLRARNVFVRGVGHLSLPIDGRVVREIVGTFAHLDPEGTAIVSPLTTPPPPKPPRNDQVTRSARARKGG